GCGTCTGCACGGACAGTTGGAACCGCGCCGTTCAAATTTACCAGAACAGAACCTTTAAGCGCGGAATCATCCACGTACCCTACAACATTGTAAAGAGCATAGCGCCCTTTACGCAGATCAAATTCCCCACGCAGACTTGCACGGCTGAACGCCGTGTTATCGCGAGGCTGCCAGCGCAATAAATTAAGAGAAGTCAGCAACGGGTGCAGATCAAACTCATCCCCCACAAAGCTGCCCTTAATTTCCGGCGCAGAAATGAACTGTTTGCCGTCACCCTGCACTTTAAAACTCTGGCTATCAAACGTAAACAGACCATCGCGAATAGACAGGTCTTCTGTTTCCATATTGTATGTGCATTTGCTCACCAGATGCGCTGTTAGAGGAACAGCCTTGGTGTTCACATTCATTGTGCCTTTCCAAGTCATGTCCAGATCGATATTTTCACCACGCACAGGCAGTACCCGCTTGGCGCTCATAACAATCGGCCCTTTAATCTTGGTCAGATACGAGTCGTCGGAATCCTTTTTATCAAACAGAACAGATAGATCCCAATTGTAAAGCAAGTCATTTCCGGCTTTGTCCGGCTCTTTCATTAAACTTTTGCCGGACAGGTCAATTTTCAGTTCATCAAAAAAGTTCTGACTGGATGCCAAAGTGCCGTCCGGCTGCTTTGTGGCTAACGATTTTACGTACCCGTTTTTAAAGACAGCATTTATTTTGCCGCCAAGCCCTGCAACCAGACCAAATACTGTATGAGCCTTTGCCCGCACATCCGCAGTGCCATTAGCAATGCCGGTAATTACAGAATCACCGGTAAGAATACGGCTGATTTCTGTTGTTTCTACATTGGTAATAGTTGCCTGCAAACGTAAATCGTCCGCAATTGTCATTACAGAATCCACGCTGCCGCCATACGCTTTCCCTATCTTATATGAAGTAAGCGTATCAAGATTCGGTGCAGGCCAGCACCGGAATGCAAGATCATTAATGGCAAAACCATAGGCCGTTGCCCGCTTTGCACCAACGCGGATATCGTATCCTACGGAAAGCTCATCAGTTGCCTCGTCAGTTGCCTCGTCACCAGCTTTAGCCGGAGCTTTTGCTTCCTGTACAGGTTCATCGTCGGTATACCGGAAAATAGGCGGTGCATCGTCCGAAGGTTTCGGAAGCACGTCCGGCGGAGTCATGCTGATTTCCGGAAAAATTCTATTCACATCAATGTCTTCACCAGCGACATCAATAAACACAACCGGATTAGAAAAATCTTTCACACCGCCAACGCCCTCTAACGGCATGCCCAGCACTTCAGCTTTCAAACTGTCAGACCACACATGATCTTTGGTCATTTCAATGGCAATAACACCGTCGATACTATCGAGCGCATGGTTAAGGCTGGTTGGCAGGTTTTCTGTAAATCCAAACCAGTACGGAAGGCTGAAATCCTGCACAATGGCTTGTCCGGCCAGCTTCCAGTCAGAATTGCTGATATCTGTCATCGTTCCGTCAAAAGTCAGTTTGCCCTTGGCAACTTCTGCCTTAACTTCTGAGAAACGTAACTCGCGTTCAGGCCAGTTAAGGGAACACACTACGCTTATTGCAGTCGGAACGTTACGTCCTTCCAGTTCAACATCGCCTTTCCAGTCTACACTGCCGTGCACTTCTTCCGCGGTAAGTTTTTCAGAATTGAAATCACTTTCACCCATCAACTGCAGGTGCCCGTGCGCGGGCACAACAGTACCTTCAATGTCACAGGAAAGATCAAAAAGTGTCTTTTTATCAAAATCTATTTGAAGGTTCACACCTGTCGCCGCAACAAACTTTTTGCCGCTGTCCGTCTCGTGTTCCCATACAATGCGGCCGCGCTGAATATCGATGCCCTGCAAATCAAACCCACCGGCCATCTTGCCCAGAGAAAACTCAATATCAACGTTGGCGACGTCAGGTTTTGTATCTTTTTGTTTCAGAAGTTGGTCAGAAAGCGTTACGTCCAAATCCTGCAACCTAAGGTAATTTATAAAAACTTTTCCACCGAGTAAGGTAGGGATATCGACGCGGGACTGAACTCCACCAACAGTAAGAAAGGCTTTTTCTGTTTCAGGATCAACTACCTGTACGTCCGAGACCTTAATTGCCAACGGCACAATAGAAAGATGCAAGTCACCGTTAATATGCCAATTAAAGCCTGTCGCCTCTGTCAGATTCCGTTCAATCAGTTCAGGGAAATTGGAGGACTGTATATACCATCCCGCATACACAAAAAGACCACCGAGACATACGGCTAACGAAAGAAGAAAATAAAGTACAATACGTATTACTGGACGCACTATTAACCTCAATACAAAAATATGGTTCAATGCTTTTCAATATGACATTTTACTATACACAGACCATAAAGAAAACATGTGCCGGACAAATGGCAAAAGAAATACCTTTTACCGCCTCCCAAGGCTTGCATACAATAAAACGGCTAATCTAACCGCAGTATTAATAAAAATGAACACAGAAATGTATTTCTAAATAATTACAGAGGGCTTGAAAACTACGTTCTCTACCCTTATAAGGGATACTAACATAATGGAGTAACGAACAATGAAAACAGTAATTCTTGACGGTCAAACACTAAATCCCGGTGATAACCCGTGGGCTCCAATAGAAGGTATTCATCCCGTTACGGTTTACGAAAAAACGCAAGATGAAGACATTATTCCGCGCAGTAAAGAAGCAGATATTTTACTTACAAACAAGACTCCGCTTACAAGAGAAACACTCAAACAGCTGCCGAATCTCAAATATATTGGAGTACTCGCCACAGGCTACGACGTAGTCGATATAAAAGCCGCTGCTGAACTCGGTATTCCTGTAACGAACACCCCCGGCTATGCAAACAATGCAGTGCCGGAGCACGTCTTCGCGCTTATCTTCGAGTGTTATCGACAAATAAGCTTACATTCCGAGCAAGTAAAGCAAGGAGAATGGGGGAAAAACGGCCAATTCTGCTTCTGGAACACTCCACAGCGAGAACTCGGCGGTAAAACCCTTGGTATCATTGGCTTCGGAAATACAGGCAACAATGTTGCGCGCATCGCAAATGCGTTCGGCATGAACATCCTTGCCTACGCCCCACGCCCTAAGCCACTGCCAGAATACGACAATTTTTCTTTCGCAGAGCTCAACGAAGTTCTTGAAAAGTCAGACATCATCACCCTGCACTGCCCGCTCACGGCAGATACAAAGCACATTATCAACGAGCAGTCTCTTGCACTCATGAAGCACGACGCAGTGCTCATCAATACTGCCCGCGGCCCGCTTATTGATGAAGCAGCGGTAGCAAAGGCTCTCAACGAAGGCACACTCGGCGGGCTCGCCGTAGATGTCGTAAGTGATGAGCCAATAGCAAAAGATCACCCGTTCCTTTCAACGCCTAACACATTCATAACCCCGCACCTCGCATGGGCTACAATTGAAGCCCGTAAGGCGCTGATGCAAATCGCCGCCGACAACATCACAGCTTTCCTCAACGGAACTCCACAAAACGTTGTGAACGGTGTTACTGGCAAGTAACGCTGCAACGGTTATTCTCTCAGGAGATGATAGCGGCTTACGAACGTTAAGGAATCATTGTTTTTATCCAAACTGAACTACTATATATTTCAGTTTACTTGCTGGAGAACAAAAAAAGACCTGATTCACAATGTGTATCAGGTCTTTTAATTTGCGAGATTAGTTAGAACACTGAGGATCTTCTTCGATCATCTTGTACGCACAGAACTTGCCACACATGGCGCATTCGCGTTTATCTTTATGTTCTTCTCTACGCTTTTCAACCATATCCGGATCGAGAGCGAGGGTTTTCATGCCTTCCCAATCGAGAGCTTTACGCGCACGGGAGATGCCCAGTTCGCGTTCTACAGCTGCCGGTCTGCCCATGCAGGCTTCAGCAGCCTGAGCTGCAATACGGGACGCCATAACACCTGCGTGAACATCTTCGACGCTTGGCAGGGTAAGGTGTTCCGCCGGAGT
This sequence is a window from Halodesulfovibrio aestuarii DSM 17919 = ATCC 29578. Protein-coding genes within it:
- a CDS encoding AsmA family protein — encoded protein: MRPVIRIVLYFLLSLAVCLGGLFVYAGWYIQSSNFPELIERNLTEATGFNWHINGDLHLSIVPLAIKVSDVQVVDPETEKAFLTVGGVQSRVDIPTLLGGKVFINYLRLQDLDVTLSDQLLKQKDTKPDVANVDIEFSLGKMAGGFDLQGIDIQRGRIVWEHETDSGKKFVAATGVNLQIDFDKKTLFDLSCDIEGTVVPAHGHLQLMGESDFNSEKLTAEEVHGSVDWKGDVELEGRNVPTAISVVCSLNWPERELRFSEVKAEVAKGKLTFDGTMTDISNSDWKLAGQAIVQDFSLPYWFGFTENLPTSLNHALDSIDGVIAIEMTKDHVWSDSLKAEVLGMPLEGVGGVKDFSNPVVFIDVAGEDIDVNRIFPEISMTPPDVLPKPSDDAPPIFRYTDDEPVQEAKAPAKAGDEATDEATDELSVGYDIRVGAKRATAYGFAINDLAFRCWPAPNLDTLTSYKIGKAYGGSVDSVMTIADDLRLQATITNVETTEISRILTGDSVITGIANGTADVRAKAHTVFGLVAGLGGKINAVFKNGYVKSLATKQPDGTLASSQNFFDELKIDLSGKSLMKEPDKAGNDLLYNWDLSVLFDKKDSDDSYLTKIKGPIVMSAKRVLPVRGENIDLDMTWKGTMNVNTKAVPLTAHLVSKCTYNMETEDLSIRDGLFTFDSQSFKVQGDGKQFISAPEIKGSFVGDEFDLHPLLTSLNLLRWQPRDNTAFSRASLRGEFDLRKGRYALYNVVGYVDDSALKGSVLVNLNGAVPTVRADAELGDIMLTRYFPPEDVDVRAKIFNKKPWKLEWLKEVDVKGSLKIASVRLDPVDAQELVTPIVIGGGEIQVGPLEAKLYNGTFSGEFKGVLKDKLESRLVANVNGVDLALASKGAAGDDYLGGLGTGYIEATGQLASSYDILASLDGIWGISVKDGFFGFSKNKKGEVEKTTFASAISDGDIKQGIMSSDNTAVTSPFVDMRGGGKIDLPDRKIDYKVNVTYARIPTVPVTIVGSWDDPKVTVDGLSVVPRTFGKIGGGVFSILKDAVLIPFRAVDLLPSLR
- a CDS encoding D-2-hydroxyacid dehydrogenase, translating into MKTVILDGQTLNPGDNPWAPIEGIHPVTVYEKTQDEDIIPRSKEADILLTNKTPLTRETLKQLPNLKYIGVLATGYDVVDIKAAAELGIPVTNTPGYANNAVPEHVFALIFECYRQISLHSEQVKQGEWGKNGQFCFWNTPQRELGGKTLGIIGFGNTGNNVARIANAFGMNILAYAPRPKPLPEYDNFSFAELNEVLEKSDIITLHCPLTADTKHIINEQSLALMKHDAVLINTARGPLIDEAAVAKALNEGTLGGLAVDVVSDEPIAKDHPFLSTPNTFITPHLAWATIEARKALMQIAADNITAFLNGTPQNVVNGVTGK